One Echinicola strongylocentroti DNA window includes the following coding sequences:
- a CDS encoding exo-beta-N-acetylmuramidase NamZ family protein: MKKYRLMKVLLFGAVVGLFCGGCGGKGTAEKENQTSGEEDPSTRVVIGAERLLEPDFFPLVKDKKVALVANHTSLLPNGRHLVDVLYENKEVDLALLFGPEHGIRGEEDTHVADGKDKGTGLPVVSLYGEVRKPTPEMLAGIDVILFDIQDVGARFYTYIATMNHVLEAAAEQGIPYVVLDRPNAIGGEYVDGPVGDKQLEPVVDVDQLPVVHGMTVGELAQMFNQERGKAGMAEADLIVVEMKHYERHMWYDETGLPWVKPSPNMLTLTTATLYPMTCLLEGTNVSEARGTMYPFEHIGAPWIDGKALSDQLTAYGLAGVTFGPSKYVPGRVVDGIEIYPPKFLGDTCNSASIHVTDRSSFESAKAAVYMLDALFKGYPDQLEWKEKRMDGLWKTSAIREQIKEGRSPEAIIQDWEEGLRYFSERRPGYLLY, from the coding sequence ATGAAAAAATATAGGTTAATGAAAGTGTTGTTGTTTGGTGCAGTAGTAGGACTGTTTTGCGGTGGCTGTGGCGGTAAAGGGACGGCAGAGAAAGAGAACCAAACAAGTGGCGAGGAGGATCCGTCCACTCGAGTAGTGATTGGGGCGGAAAGGTTATTGGAACCGGACTTTTTTCCATTGGTAAAGGATAAAAAAGTGGCACTTGTGGCCAATCATACCAGCTTATTGCCAAATGGCAGGCACTTAGTGGATGTGCTTTATGAAAACAAGGAAGTTGATTTGGCCTTGCTTTTTGGGCCAGAGCACGGGATTCGGGGAGAAGAAGATACACATGTAGCAGATGGAAAAGATAAAGGTACCGGTCTGCCAGTGGTCTCGCTCTATGGCGAGGTGCGCAAGCCCACTCCTGAAATGCTGGCGGGAATTGATGTGATACTTTTTGATATCCAGGATGTTGGAGCGCGGTTTTATACGTATATCGCCACCATGAACCATGTGCTGGAAGCGGCTGCTGAGCAAGGGATTCCCTACGTAGTGCTGGACAGACCAAATGCCATTGGAGGTGAATACGTGGATGGGCCAGTGGGTGATAAGCAGCTGGAGCCAGTTGTTGACGTGGACCAGCTTCCTGTGGTGCATGGGATGACGGTGGGAGAATTGGCGCAGATGTTCAACCAAGAGCGGGGAAAGGCAGGTATGGCAGAAGCTGATTTGATAGTAGTGGAGATGAAGCACTACGAGCGGCATATGTGGTATGATGAAACAGGGCTGCCATGGGTAAAGCCCTCCCCAAATATGCTGACGCTGACCACTGCGACACTTTATCCTATGACCTGTCTTTTGGAAGGAACCAATGTCTCTGAGGCGCGTGGGACCATGTATCCATTTGAGCATATTGGTGCTCCATGGATCGATGGAAAGGCTTTAAGTGATCAGCTTACTGCTTATGGATTAGCAGGAGTGACGTTTGGGCCAAGCAAGTATGTGCCAGGTAGGGTGGTGGATGGTATTGAGATCTACCCGCCAAAATTCCTTGGAGATACCTGCAATAGTGCCAGTATTCATGTTACGGACAGGAGTAGCTTTGAATCAGCCAAGGCGGCTGTCTATATGCTGGATGCACTTTTTAAGGGCTATCCAGATCAATTGGAGTGGAAAGAGAAACGGATGGATGGTTTGTGGAAGACATCGGCTATTCGAGAGCAGATCAAGGAGGGGAGATCACCAGAGGCAATTATTCAGGATTGGGAAGAAGGGTTGCGTTATTTTTCTGAGCGAAGGCCCGGTTATCTCCTGTATTAA
- a CDS encoding outer membrane protein assembly factor BamB family protein, which produces MKNLLALLLVMQFGAVFGQHFKFAFVTDTHIGSPNGAAEEDLERTVEDINAQSNLEFVLLTGDITEMGTDEEIARAKDIITKLNIPFYVIPGNHDTGWSESGGVSFIKAFGYDKFVFEHEGYKFIGTASGPYVRMSDGHIPRDAVVWMDSVLAATPKDQRIINVNHYPLDNSLDNWFELTDRLKQYNTQFSICGHGHRNKPYDFEGIPGVMGRSNLRAKDEVGGYNIVTITQDTAYFAERTPGVKTDEPWRKVALGERNYPSDTAYERPDFSQNHQYDQVTAKWSYHSDANVISTPVEAKGKVVFGNSVGKVEALSTQTGEVLWDFQTGAGIFSSPAVHDDLVMLGSGDGNIYALDLNSGELVWKTPTGASVLGSPIVHNEVVYIGGSDGKFRALDATDGNVLWEFAGLEGPVVSKPLLYEGKVYFGAWDKHLYALESDSGELAWKWDNGSANRMYSPAMCIPVAHKGVVYIVAPDRYMTALDAGTGAELWRSNEATVRESIGISADGKWVYGKTMNDEIVAFETGQEAAKLAWRMDCGFGYEHVPSMLIEKGGAVYFGTKNSTVYSVDPVSRNINWVHKIDNSMANTVNVISDHSLIIATMDGKVELLEF; this is translated from the coding sequence ATGAAAAATTTACTGGCATTGCTTCTCGTGATGCAGTTCGGGGCAGTCTTTGGCCAACACTTTAAGTTTGCCTTTGTGACGGACACCCATATTGGCTCGCCCAATGGCGCTGCAGAGGAGGATTTGGAGAGAACGGTGGAGGATATTAATGCGCAAAGCAACTTGGAATTTGTACTGCTCACCGGAGATATTACGGAGATGGGTACGGATGAAGAAATAGCGCGTGCAAAAGACATTATTACCAAGCTGAACATTCCGTTTTATGTCATTCCCGGCAACCATGATACCGGCTGGTCTGAATCAGGCGGGGTGAGTTTTATCAAGGCTTTTGGGTATGATAAGTTTGTGTTTGAGCACGAGGGATACAAGTTTATCGGGACAGCTTCTGGGCCTTATGTGCGCATGTCTGATGGGCACATCCCGAGGGATGCGGTGGTGTGGATGGACTCGGTATTAGCGGCCACGCCAAAAGACCAACGGATCATCAATGTGAACCATTACCCTTTGGACAATAGCCTGGACAATTGGTTTGAACTTACGGACAGGTTGAAGCAATACAATACGCAGTTTTCAATCTGCGGACATGGTCACCGTAACAAACCTTATGACTTTGAAGGTATCCCCGGGGTGATGGGAAGGTCAAACCTGCGTGCAAAAGATGAAGTAGGCGGATATAATATCGTTACCATCACGCAGGATACCGCTTATTTTGCAGAGCGTACGCCCGGGGTGAAGACGGACGAACCATGGCGAAAAGTAGCACTAGGAGAGCGAAATTACCCATCCGATACGGCTTATGAAAGACCTGATTTTAGCCAGAATCACCAGTATGACCAAGTGACCGCAAAGTGGAGCTATCACTCCGATGCCAATGTGATCTCTACCCCCGTGGAAGCAAAGGGAAAAGTGGTTTTCGGGAACAGCGTAGGAAAAGTAGAAGCGCTGTCCACCCAAACGGGGGAGGTGCTCTGGGATTTTCAGACAGGTGCAGGGATATTTTCTTCTCCAGCAGTCCATGATGATTTGGTGATGTTGGGGTCAGGTGATGGGAATATCTATGCGCTGGACTTGAACAGCGGCGAGTTGGTATGGAAGACGCCAACGGGAGCTTCCGTTTTGGGGTCTCCCATTGTCCATAATGAGGTGGTTTATATTGGTGGCAGTGACGGTAAATTCCGCGCTTTGGATGCTACGGATGGGAATGTGTTATGGGAGTTTGCTGGACTGGAAGGGCCCGTGGTGAGCAAGCCGCTGCTGTATGAGGGGAAGGTGTATTTTGGGGCATGGGATAAGCACTTATATGCCTTGGAGAGTGATAGTGGAGAGCTGGCCTGGAAGTGGGACAATGGTTCTGCCAACCGGATGTATTCACCAGCGATGTGTATCCCCGTGGCCCATAAAGGAGTAGTGTATATAGTGGCGCCAGATAGGTACATGACAGCACTGGATGCGGGCACAGGAGCTGAGCTATGGAGGAGTAACGAGGCCACTGTAAGGGAATCGATTGGTATCTCCGCAGATGGAAAGTGGGTGTATGGGAAAACGATGAACGATGAAATTGTGGCTTTTGAGACAGGGCAAGAAGCAGCCAAACTTGCATGGCGGATGGACTGTGGCTTTGGCTATGAGCACGTGCCGTCGATGTTGATAGAGAAAGGTGGGGCAGTTTATTTTGGGACAAAAAACAGCACGGTTTACAGTGTTGACCCAGTTTCCAGAAATATCAATTGGGTACACAAAATCGATAATTCCATGGCCAATACAGTGAACGTGATCAGTGATCATTCCCTGATTATAGCGACCATGGACGGTAAGGTGGAGCTATTGGAGTTTTAG
- a CDS encoding polysaccharide deacetylase family protein, with amino-acid sequence METSVLFTTAARAIVLTLCWLLSLEVAGQQGNGQVISHGAVIRGDTTKRQLALVFTGHQFADGGTAILNALEEEQVKASFFFTGDFYRNNAFGPLIEDIKQRGHYLGAHSDKHLLYCDWEQRDRLLVSKQDFAEDLKNNYREMAQFGIEKEDARFYLPPYEWYNDSISKWTAEMGLQVVDFTPGTRSNADYTSPEMENYVSSEAILRSIMEQETSKGMNGFMLLMHIGVSPKRTDKFYDKLCLLISTLRQRGYRLVTVDELLCLQN; translated from the coding sequence ATGGAAACTTCTGTGCTGTTTACAACTGCTGCAAGGGCCATTGTGCTGACCTTGTGTTGGCTGCTTTCTTTAGAAGTGGCGGGGCAGCAAGGTAATGGGCAGGTCATTTCACATGGAGCGGTCATCAGAGGGGATACTACCAAAAGGCAATTGGCACTGGTGTTTACAGGGCATCAATTTGCAGATGGCGGAACGGCCATTTTGAATGCACTGGAAGAGGAGCAGGTCAAGGCTTCCTTTTTCTTTACAGGTGATTTCTATCGAAATAATGCTTTTGGACCGCTGATAGAAGACATTAAGCAGCGGGGGCATTACCTGGGAGCGCATTCGGACAAACATTTGCTCTATTGTGATTGGGAGCAGCGAGACCGCCTTTTGGTCAGCAAGCAGGATTTTGCGGAGGACCTGAAAAACAACTACCGTGAGATGGCGCAGTTTGGTATTGAAAAGGAGGATGCCAGATTCTATTTACCTCCTTATGAATGGTATAACGATTCGATCAGTAAGTGGACAGCAGAAATGGGACTCCAGGTGGTGGATTTCACGCCCGGTACTCGCTCCAATGCAGATTATACATCGCCAGAGATGGAGAATTATGTGAGCAGTGAAGCAATACTAAGAAGTATTATGGAGCAGGAAACCTCCAAGGGAATGAATGGCTTTATGCTCCTGATGCATATTGGCGTAAGCCCAAAAAGAACCGATAAGTTTTATGATAAATTATGCCTATTGATTAGTACATTACGACAAAGAGGATACCGCCTTGTGACCGTGGATGAATTGCTTTGTTTGCAGAATTAA
- a CDS encoding glycoside hydrolase family 9 protein, producing MLTILISLVSFLGFSAPQSSSADTVYFRVNQLGYLPEDAKSAVVFSRETISERVQLIGVETGEVQLEIKPQKTKNEGWGAFDYATVDFSSVEKEGDYYLQTKRSKFRSPSFQINQNAYAHQQETLLGFMRQQRCGYNPTLDMVCHQRDGRAFFGPMPDSTFVDASGGWHDAGDQLKYLITSSYATAHMLMTYEMYPSRFQDRVNALGQKGSNGIPDILDEAKWGLDWILKMHPEPDQLFHQVADDRDHKGYKIPDQDNSDYGWGANSYRPVYFATGEPQGLQKYKSEATGVANLAGRCAAAMALAARIWGEDLEDPVLAEKYRKAALSLYALGREQEGYQQGNSYSAPYRYNESTWADDMEWGAAELFKTTGDGDYLAQAKDYALKSNTADSWTMVDSADHYRLYPFINMGHFVLHDLVDDDFQKQLESYYQAGIEYTLKLAHKNPFQVGVPFIWCSNNLMTGLITQMILYQKMTGSDQYSGYLAQQRDWLFGRNPWGTSMFTGMPAHGESPEAVHTSLYVLLGLKIPGGLVDGPVYTTIYSNLLGLHLQEPDEFAEFQNEKVVYHDDSGDYSTNEPTMDGTAGAILMMTHWAK from the coding sequence ATGTTAACGATTTTAATTTCACTAGTAAGCTTTCTTGGTTTTTCAGCTCCTCAGTCATCGAGTGCTGACACCGTTTATTTCCGTGTCAACCAGTTGGGCTATCTGCCTGAAGATGCCAAAAGTGCCGTGGTGTTTAGCCGAGAAACCATCAGCGAGCGTGTTCAGCTCATTGGTGTGGAGACAGGAGAGGTGCAGCTTGAAATCAAACCGCAAAAAACCAAAAATGAAGGTTGGGGAGCGTTTGATTATGCTACTGTAGATTTTTCATCCGTGGAGAAAGAGGGCGACTATTATTTACAAACAAAACGCTCAAAATTCAGGTCCCCGTCTTTCCAAATTAATCAAAATGCCTATGCCCATCAGCAAGAGACCCTGTTGGGATTTATGCGGCAGCAGCGGTGCGGCTATAATCCCACCTTGGATATGGTCTGTCACCAGCGTGATGGGCGGGCGTTTTTTGGGCCGATGCCCGACAGCACTTTTGTAGATGCCAGTGGAGGTTGGCACGATGCAGGAGACCAATTGAAATACTTGATCACTTCCAGTTATGCCACAGCCCATATGCTGATGACCTATGAAATGTACCCAAGCCGCTTTCAGGACAGGGTGAATGCCTTGGGTCAAAAAGGCTCCAATGGTATTCCTGACATCTTGGATGAGGCAAAATGGGGGCTGGACTGGATATTAAAAATGCACCCAGAGCCAGATCAGCTGTTTCACCAAGTAGCCGATGACCGTGATCATAAAGGCTACAAAATCCCCGATCAGGACAATTCCGATTATGGCTGGGGAGCCAACAGTTACCGGCCGGTTTATTTTGCCACTGGGGAGCCACAAGGTTTGCAAAAGTACAAGAGCGAAGCAACAGGCGTGGCCAATTTGGCAGGCAGGTGTGCTGCGGCAATGGCCTTGGCTGCTAGGATATGGGGGGAGGATTTGGAGGATCCGGTTTTAGCAGAAAAATACCGAAAGGCGGCATTGAGCCTTTATGCCTTGGGCAGAGAGCAAGAAGGCTACCAGCAGGGCAATTCCTATAGCGCTCCCTACCGGTACAATGAATCCACTTGGGCCGATGATATGGAATGGGGAGCAGCAGAACTATTCAAGACCACTGGTGATGGAGACTATTTGGCACAAGCCAAGGACTATGCCCTTAAGAGTAACACAGCAGATTCATGGACCATGGTGGATTCGGCGGATCATTACCGCTTGTATCCTTTTATCAATATGGGGCATTTTGTCCTTCATGATTTGGTGGATGACGACTTTCAGAAGCAATTGGAAAGCTATTACCAAGCGGGAATAGAATACACCCTTAAGCTGGCCCATAAAAATCCTTTTCAGGTGGGAGTGCCTTTTATCTGGTGCTCCAATAACCTGATGACAGGCCTGATCACCCAGATGATATTATACCAGAAAATGACCGGGAGCGATCAATACAGTGGTTATTTGGCACAACAAAGGGATTGGTTGTTTGGGCGGAACCCTTGGGGGACGTCCATGTTTACCGGAATGCCCGCCCATGGAGAATCTCCTGAGGCGGTACACACGAGCTTATATGTTTTGTTAGGGTTGAAGATCCCGGGAGGATTGGTAGATGGGCCGGTTTATACGACCATTTACAGCAATCTTCTCGGGCTTCATTTGCAGGAACCGGATGAATTTGCCGAATTTCAGAACGAGAAAGTGGTGTACCATGATGATTCGGGAGATTACAGCACCAATGAACCCACGATGGACGGTACTGCCGGAGCGATCCTGATGATGACGCATTGGGCTAAATGA
- a CDS encoding RagB/SusD family nutrient uptake outer membrane protein produces the protein MKIRILTLLAAIVTLVSCEDFLEKPPLDELTDETYWSSENNVRSFSWGFYTAYFSGYGSGYAWGDFFSGQSLNDDFGPTSPSQFRQNIPTGATSSYWTFAWVRKANIFLERIQTVPMDEEAINHWSGVARFFRAMEYHDLVKQFGDVPWYDHELDETNEEDLYRPRDPREFVMDRVLEDLQFAADNVRQVDGDPGLSVNRDVVLAFMSRIMLFEGTWQKYHEGNTEKAQSYLEAAKWAANEIISAGNYSLDDYREVFTSLNLSGNPEVILYRHYEPGLVTHALNSYNNKEPQTGVSKDAVESYLASDGLPINISPLYQGDKGIGNVMANRDGRVYGTLVTDELRLNGILSNYSTTGYATLKFLNEEIKDDPEGSSNLNYTDSPVMRYGEVLMNYAEAVVELATVGGPAMTQADLDMSINVLRDRPGVGMPHLTLVGNEPGVNGVAYDDPERDPDVPSLIWEIRRERRIELMMEGFRLDDLKRWEKLEYSDTEANEDINRGAWIDKADYPDLQSSVTLTDGETGYIIPATAAASQRRFEDPKVYLDPVPLDQITLYDEHGVTLEQNPGWEQ, from the coding sequence ATGAAAATCAGAATATTAACATTATTAGCAGCAATTGTGACATTGGTGAGTTGTGAGGATTTTCTCGAAAAACCACCATTGGATGAGCTAACAGACGAGACGTATTGGTCCAGTGAAAATAACGTAAGAAGTTTTTCGTGGGGATTTTATACGGCTTACTTTAGTGGTTACGGTTCTGGATATGCTTGGGGAGATTTTTTCTCCGGACAAAGCCTAAATGATGACTTTGGCCCTACCAGTCCGTCTCAGTTTAGACAAAATATCCCTACAGGGGCAACAAGTTCCTACTGGACTTTTGCTTGGGTAAGAAAGGCCAATATTTTCTTGGAAAGGATTCAAACTGTACCCATGGATGAAGAAGCCATCAATCATTGGTCAGGAGTAGCACGTTTTTTTAGGGCTATGGAGTATCATGATCTCGTGAAGCAGTTTGGAGATGTCCCTTGGTATGACCATGAACTGGACGAAACCAATGAAGAAGACCTCTACCGGCCAAGAGATCCGCGCGAGTTTGTGATGGACAGGGTGTTGGAGGATCTCCAGTTTGCGGCGGATAATGTCCGTCAAGTAGATGGCGATCCTGGCCTTTCTGTAAATCGCGATGTTGTGTTGGCATTTATGTCCAGAATTATGCTATTCGAAGGGACATGGCAAAAATATCATGAGGGAAACACGGAGAAGGCACAGTCTTATCTGGAAGCAGCCAAATGGGCTGCCAATGAAATAATCAGTGCGGGGAATTATTCACTGGACGATTACAGGGAAGTTTTTACCTCTCTCAACCTTTCCGGAAATCCTGAAGTGATCCTTTATAGACACTATGAGCCTGGGTTGGTGACGCATGCGCTCAACAGCTATAACAACAAGGAACCACAGACAGGTGTCTCCAAAGATGCCGTAGAAAGCTACTTGGCCAGTGATGGTCTGCCAATTAATATATCGCCTCTATATCAGGGAGACAAGGGGATAGGTAATGTGATGGCCAATCGCGATGGAAGGGTTTATGGTACCTTGGTGACGGATGAGTTGAGGCTCAATGGAATCTTGTCAAATTACAGTACCACGGGCTATGCCACCCTTAAATTCCTCAATGAAGAAATCAAGGACGACCCAGAAGGCAGCTCTAACCTGAACTATACCGATTCTCCTGTAATGCGCTATGGTGAAGTGCTGATGAACTACGCTGAGGCAGTTGTAGAATTGGCCACTGTGGGTGGGCCTGCTATGACTCAGGCTGATTTGGATATGTCCATCAATGTGCTCCGGGACCGTCCTGGAGTAGGAATGCCTCATTTGACATTGGTGGGCAATGAGCCAGGTGTGAACGGGGTAGCTTATGATGACCCCGAGCGGGATCCTGATGTACCTTCCCTGATCTGGGAGATCAGAAGGGAACGCAGGATTGAACTGATGATGGAAGGCTTTCGATTGGATGACCTGAAGCGTTGGGAAAAGCTGGAATATAGCGATACCGAAGCCAATGAGGATATCAATCGTGGTGCTTGGATCGACAAGGCAGATTACCCTGACCTACAAAGCAGTGTGACGCTAACTGACGGTGAGACAGGCTATATCATTCCCGCCACAGCAGCGGCATCCCAAAGGAGGTTTGAAGACCCCAAAGTGTATTTGGATCCTGTTCCCTTGGATCAAATCACCCTTTATGATGAACACGGGGTGACGCTTGAGCAGAATCCAGGCTGGGAGCAGTAG
- a CDS encoding glycoside hydrolase family 3 N-terminal domain-containing protein, translated as MNYRLLKSGLMVLAMVSGLSMVNAQSDGTDSKIPFLQQKSTWADSVFKTMSEEERIAQLIMIPVYSNRDKAYEDSIAQLVEQYKVGGLIFFQGGPGRQASMTNRYQQISNVPLMVSIDAEWGLGMRLDSTMSFPYQMALGGIADEQLIHEMGAEIARQCKRIGVNVNFAPVVDINNNANNPVIGFRSFGEDKEEVTSKAMAYMKGMQDEHVLANAKHFPGHGDTDVDSHVGLPLISFSRERLESTELYPFRKLMNNGLGSVMVAHMSIPVLDDTPNLASTLSKPIVTDLLKGEMGYEGLVFTDALNMQGVAKFYPPGIVDVKALLAGNDMLLNTMDVKTTIVEVKKAIANGEITQEEVDKRVMKVLRAKDWQGLSDWQPVAMEGIHEDLNSSKAKYLNRQLVEASITLLRNEEEILPIKKLADEKLAYVALGTDEETTFQRGLSRYVEADHFFVSKETSLSALEGLLEELQGYSKVIVGVHHLGLKASVKNFGITAEMNVMLKKLIAAQPTVVAVFGNVYSLDKLEDLEKASAVIAAYQESELTQDVASQLVFGGVGAKGKLPVTINRHFAIGDGLTTAGGFRFSYVEPEAVGIARQDLDSIQGLVEQAIAEKAIPGASVLVAKDGKVFYQQAFGHHTYEENVPVQITDLYDLASVTKISTSLAALMELHGEGKFDENNTLGDYLPMARGTNKENLVYKDILTHQAGLTSWIAFWKNTVRKNGSFKWFTFKDHQSKRFPIKVADNLYIHRHYADKIYKEIMKSPVSSEKEYVYSDLSFILAPKVVENITGMPFIDYLNETIYDHLGASTLTFNPYQNYPVDRVVPTEYDSLFRRQLLHGTVHDEGAAMLGGISGHAGLFGDANDLAKLMQLYLNDGEYAGETLIKGNTVSEFGKCQFCPENYRALGFDRPRKPGDPNGNSAPSAPASSFGHTGFTGTYAWVDPENRLVYIFLSNRVNPTRENTRLYQLNTRTNVLEVVYQAMK; from the coding sequence ATGAACTACCGATTACTAAAAAGCGGGTTGATGGTACTGGCCATGGTCAGTGGGCTGAGTATGGTCAATGCCCAGTCCGATGGTACGGACAGTAAAATCCCATTTTTGCAACAGAAAAGCACTTGGGCAGATTCTGTGTTCAAGACCATGAGCGAGGAAGAGCGCATTGCACAGCTCATCATGATTCCCGTTTACTCCAATAGGGACAAGGCGTATGAGGACTCCATTGCCCAGTTGGTGGAGCAATATAAAGTGGGCGGCCTGATCTTTTTTCAGGGAGGTCCCGGCAGGCAGGCCAGCATGACGAATCGGTACCAACAGATCAGCAATGTACCTCTGATGGTCTCCATAGATGCCGAATGGGGGCTTGGCATGCGGCTGGACAGCACGATGAGTTTTCCTTATCAAATGGCCCTTGGAGGCATAGCGGATGAGCAGCTAATCCATGAAATGGGAGCCGAGATCGCCCGTCAATGCAAGCGCATCGGTGTCAATGTAAACTTCGCCCCAGTGGTGGATATCAATAACAATGCAAATAATCCAGTGATCGGCTTCCGCTCTTTTGGAGAGGACAAGGAAGAGGTCACTTCCAAGGCCATGGCCTATATGAAGGGAATGCAGGACGAGCACGTGCTGGCCAATGCCAAGCACTTTCCCGGACATGGAGATACCGACGTGGATTCCCATGTTGGCCTTCCGTTGATCAGCTTTTCGAGGGAGCGGTTGGAAAGCACCGAGCTCTATCCATTCAGAAAATTGATGAACAACGGGCTTGGCAGCGTGATGGTGGCGCATATGAGCATCCCCGTGCTGGATGATACGCCCAATTTGGCCTCGACCCTTTCCAAGCCGATTGTGACGGATTTGCTAAAAGGAGAGATGGGCTATGAAGGACTGGTGTTTACCGATGCGCTGAACATGCAAGGGGTGGCAAAATTCTATCCTCCCGGAATCGTCGATGTGAAGGCGTTGCTAGCGGGGAATGATATGCTGCTGAACACCATGGACGTGAAAACCACCATCGTGGAAGTAAAGAAGGCCATAGCAAATGGTGAAATCACCCAAGAAGAGGTAGACAAACGTGTGATGAAAGTGTTGCGCGCAAAGGATTGGCAAGGCCTGAGTGATTGGCAGCCCGTAGCTATGGAGGGAATCCACGAAGACTTGAACAGTTCCAAAGCAAAATACCTGAACCGACAGCTAGTGGAGGCCTCCATTACGCTATTAAGAAATGAAGAGGAAATACTGCCCATAAAAAAACTTGCTGATGAAAAGCTCGCCTATGTGGCCCTTGGTACTGATGAGGAGACCACCTTTCAACGAGGCCTCAGCCGCTACGTGGAGGCCGACCATTTTTTTGTATCGAAGGAAACTTCTTTGTCAGCGCTTGAGGGTTTGCTCGAAGAGCTCCAAGGCTATTCCAAAGTGATCGTAGGGGTGCATCATTTGGGGCTGAAAGCCAGTGTGAAGAACTTCGGTATTACTGCTGAAATGAATGTAATGTTGAAAAAGCTGATCGCCGCCCAGCCGACAGTGGTGGCTGTCTTTGGCAATGTTTACAGCTTGGATAAGTTGGAGGATCTGGAGAAGGCGTCTGCGGTGATCGCTGCTTATCAGGAGTCGGAGCTGACCCAAGATGTGGCCTCCCAGCTTGTCTTCGGTGGAGTAGGCGCCAAAGGAAAATTGCCTGTGACCATCAATCGTCATTTTGCTATTGGCGACGGGCTAACCACTGCAGGAGGTTTTCGTTTTTCCTATGTAGAGCCTGAGGCAGTCGGTATAGCAAGGCAGGACCTGGACAGCATCCAAGGATTGGTGGAGCAGGCCATAGCCGAAAAGGCCATTCCCGGAGCTTCTGTATTGGTGGCCAAGGATGGTAAGGTCTTTTACCAACAGGCGTTTGGTCATCATACTTACGAGGAGAATGTGCCAGTGCAAATCACCGATCTCTATGACCTTGCTTCTGTGACAAAAATCAGTACTTCCCTTGCGGCGTTGATGGAATTACATGGCGAAGGGAAGTTTGATGAAAATAATACGCTTGGTGATTACCTCCCCATGGCGAGGGGAACCAATAAAGAAAACTTGGTTTACAAAGATATTCTGACCCATCAGGCTGGGCTGACCTCTTGGATTGCATTTTGGAAAAATACCGTGAGGAAAAATGGTTCTTTCAAGTGGTTTACTTTTAAGGACCACCAAAGCAAGCGGTTTCCCATCAAGGTGGCCGATAATCTTTACATCCACCGACACTATGCGGACAAGATCTATAAGGAAATCATGAAGTCCCCTGTTAGCTCAGAAAAGGAATACGTCTACAGTGATCTTTCTTTTATCCTGGCTCCTAAAGTGGTGGAAAATATTACGGGTATGCCCTTTATTGATTACTTGAATGAAACGATCTATGATCATCTCGGAGCAAGTACCTTGACCTTTAACCCCTATCAAAACTATCCTGTGGACAGGGTAGTACCTACGGAATATGACAGTCTTTTTAGGCGGCAATTGCTGCATGGGACCGTTCATGATGAGGGAGCGGCGATGTTGGGAGGAATCAGCGGTCATGCCGGGCTTTTTGGTGATGCCAATGACCTGGCCAAGCTGATGCAGCTGTACCTGAATGATGGTGAGTATGCCGGAGAAACGTTGATCAAAGGGAATACGGTAAGTGAATTTGGGAAATGCCAGTTTTGCCCTGAAAACTACCGTGCATTGGGATTTGACCGTCCGCGGAAGCCGGGTGATCCCAATGGTAATTCAGCGCCCAGCGCACCAGCGAGCAGCTTTGGCCATACAGGTTTTACGGGTACGTACGCTTGGGTGGATCCCGAAAACCGGTTGGTCTATATCTTCCTTTCCAATAGGGTCAATCCGACGAGGGAAAATACCCGGCTTTACCAGCTGAACACCCGTACCAATGTGCTGGAAGTGGTGTACCAGGCGATGAAGTGA